From one Microbacterium aurum genomic stretch:
- the pstC gene encoding phosphate ABC transporter permease subunit PstC, with product MTASTADAPPRIAAKRRPGDLWFSGTAVFAGSMIVVTLAAVAIFLIVQSLPAFGADSQSASLLTTNFWDYVGPLLFGTIWAAFLALLVAVPLSLGIALFITHYAPRRLAQGLGYIVDLLAAVPSVVFGLWGILVFAPSVVPTYNWLNENLGWIPLFSGQVLNSGRTILTAALVLAVMVVPIITAICREIFLQTPVLHEEAALALGATRWEMIRMAVLPFGRSGIVSASMLGLGRALGETMAVAMVLSATNVLTLQLLTSQNPSTIAANIALTFPEAYALNINVLIATGLILFIVTFAVNAVARWIVSRRKEFSGAN from the coding sequence ATGACAGCATCCACCGCCGACGCTCCCCCGCGGATCGCCGCCAAGCGGCGCCCCGGCGACCTGTGGTTCTCCGGCACCGCGGTCTTCGCGGGCTCGATGATCGTCGTCACCCTCGCCGCCGTCGCGATCTTCCTCATCGTCCAGTCGCTGCCGGCCTTCGGCGCCGACAGTCAGAGCGCGTCGCTGCTGACGACGAACTTCTGGGACTACGTCGGCCCGCTCCTGTTCGGCACGATCTGGGCGGCGTTCCTCGCCCTGCTCGTCGCGGTGCCGCTCTCGCTCGGCATCGCGTTGTTCATCACCCACTACGCGCCGCGCCGTCTCGCGCAGGGTCTCGGCTACATCGTCGACCTGCTCGCCGCGGTCCCCTCGGTCGTCTTCGGCCTGTGGGGCATCCTCGTCTTCGCCCCCTCGGTCGTCCCCACCTACAACTGGCTGAACGAGAACCTGGGGTGGATCCCGCTCTTCTCCGGTCAGGTGCTCAACTCCGGCCGCACGATCCTCACGGCCGCCCTCGTCCTCGCGGTGATGGTCGTGCCGATCATCACCGCGATCTGCCGCGAGATCTTCCTGCAGACGCCGGTGTTGCACGAGGAGGCGGCCCTCGCCCTCGGCGCCACCCGGTGGGAGATGATCCGCATGGCGGTGCTCCCGTTCGGGCGCTCCGGCATCGTCTCGGCCTCGATGCTCGGCCTCGGCCGGGCCCTCGGCGAGACGATGGCGGTCGCGATGGTCCTCTCGGCCACGAACGTGCTCACCCTGCAGCTGCTGACCTCGCAGAACCCCTCGACCATCGCGGCCAACATCGCCCTCACGTTCCCCGAGGCCTACGCCCTCAACATCAACGTGCTGATCGCGACCGGCCTCATCCTCTTCATCGTCACCTTCGCGGTCAACGCGGTGGCGCGCTGGATCGTCAGCCGCCGCAAGGAATTCTCGGGAGCGAACTGA
- the ygfZ gene encoding CAF17-like 4Fe-4S cluster assembly/insertion protein YgfZ → MTDDLLRAIPGAVVDEAGLAHVGAPHREQRDLAAGLALAPLRDRAVLAVEGPDRLSWLDSITSQAVTGLAAGESTELLVLDPQGHVEHAAGVVDDGERTWLVVDRERAAALLTWLTRMRFRLRVDPQDLTGRAYVIGGTAAAVAALSTRAVWHDPWPGIVAGGWGYAAVLPHPGSERDWAEAIVDEVEFARIARAAADGDQAIAGRLAAEALRVAAWRPRVTAEAADGRLLPHEADWLRTAVHLDKGCYRGQETVAKVHNLGHPPRRLAFLQLDGSDAQVPEPGADVFSGDDVVGTITSAARHHEEGPIALALLKRTVPVDAALTAAVEATRIAAAQEVIVPPDAGRVASVPRMPRLSRRR, encoded by the coding sequence GTGACCGACGACCTCCTGCGCGCGATCCCCGGTGCCGTCGTCGACGAGGCCGGCCTCGCCCACGTCGGCGCGCCGCACCGCGAGCAGCGCGACCTGGCCGCGGGTCTCGCCCTCGCGCCGCTCCGCGACCGCGCCGTGCTGGCGGTGGAGGGTCCCGATCGGCTGTCGTGGCTCGACTCGATCACCTCGCAGGCTGTCACCGGGCTCGCCGCGGGCGAGAGCACGGAACTGCTCGTCCTCGACCCGCAGGGGCACGTGGAGCACGCCGCCGGCGTCGTCGACGACGGGGAGCGCACGTGGCTCGTCGTCGACCGCGAGCGCGCGGCGGCGCTGCTGACCTGGCTCACCCGCATGCGCTTCCGCCTGCGCGTGGACCCGCAGGATCTCACCGGCCGGGCGTACGTCATCGGCGGCACGGCCGCCGCCGTCGCCGCGCTGTCGACGCGGGCGGTCTGGCACGACCCGTGGCCGGGGATCGTCGCCGGTGGCTGGGGCTACGCCGCCGTGCTGCCGCATCCGGGGTCCGAGCGCGATTGGGCGGAGGCGATCGTCGACGAGGTCGAGTTCGCGCGCATCGCCCGCGCCGCGGCGGACGGCGACCAGGCGATCGCGGGCCGGCTGGCCGCCGAGGCGCTGCGCGTCGCGGCATGGCGGCCCCGCGTGACCGCCGAAGCCGCCGACGGCCGACTGCTGCCACACGAGGCCGACTGGCTGCGGACGGCGGTCCACCTCGACAAGGGCTGCTACCGGGGGCAGGAGACCGTCGCGAAGGTCCACAACCTGGGCCACCCGCCGCGCCGGCTGGCGTTCCTGCAGCTCGACGGCAGCGACGCGCAGGTGCCGGAGCCCGGTGCCGACGTGTTCTCGGGCGACGATGTCGTCGGGACGATCACCTCGGCCGCGCGTCACCACGAGGAGGGGCCCATCGCGCTGGCGCTGCTCAAGCGCACCGTGCCCGTGGACGCCGCGCTGACGGCGGCCGTCGAGGCGACGCGCATCGCGGCGGCGCAGGAGGTCATCGTGCCCCCCGACGCCGGGCGGGTCGCATCCGTGCCTCGGATGCCGCGGCTCTCGCGTCGGCGCTGA
- the pstB gene encoding phosphate ABC transporter ATP-binding protein PstB, translating into MSKSIEVNDLNVYYGDFLAVEGVGLEIQPRSVTAFIGPSGCGKSTFLRTLNRMHEVIPRARVEGEVLLDGDNLYGPGVDPVLVRRQVGMVFQRPNPFPTMSIKENVLAGVKLNNKRISKSDADALVERSLQGANLWNEVKDRLDKPGSGLSGGQQQRLCIARAIAVSPDVLLMDEPCSALDPISTFAIEELIQELKQEYTIVIVTHNMQQASRVSDKTAFFNIAGTGKPGKLIEYDNTSTIFTTPSVQATEDYVSGRFG; encoded by the coding sequence GTGTCCAAGAGCATCGAAGTCAACGACCTCAACGTCTACTACGGCGACTTCCTCGCCGTCGAGGGTGTGGGACTGGAGATCCAGCCCCGCTCCGTCACCGCCTTCATCGGCCCGTCCGGATGCGGCAAGTCGACGTTCCTGCGCACACTGAACCGCATGCACGAGGTCATCCCCCGCGCCCGCGTCGAGGGTGAGGTGCTGCTCGACGGCGACAACCTGTATGGGCCGGGAGTGGACCCCGTGCTCGTGCGTCGTCAGGTCGGCATGGTGTTCCAGCGCCCCAACCCGTTCCCGACGATGTCGATCAAGGAGAACGTGCTGGCGGGGGTCAAGCTCAACAACAAGCGCATCTCCAAGAGCGACGCCGATGCGCTCGTCGAGCGGTCGCTCCAGGGCGCGAACCTCTGGAACGAGGTCAAGGACCGCCTCGACAAGCCCGGATCGGGCCTCTCCGGCGGTCAGCAGCAGCGCCTGTGCATCGCGCGCGCGATCGCCGTCTCCCCCGACGTGCTGTTGATGGACGAGCCGTGCTCGGCGCTGGACCCGATCTCGACGTTCGCGATCGAGGAGCTCATCCAGGAGCTCAAGCAGGAGTACACGATCGTCATCGTGACGCACAACATGCAGCAGGCATCCCGCGTCTCGGACAAGACCGCGTTCTTCAACATCGCCGGCACCGGCAAGCCCGGCAAGCTCATCGAGTACGACAACACGAGCACGATCTTCACGACGCCCTCCGTGCAGGCCACCGAGGACTACGTCTCCGGCCGCTTCGGATAA
- the pstS gene encoding phosphate ABC transporter substrate-binding protein PstS, producing the protein MKLTRLAQIGAVAAVAALSLTACAANEGGTTPAATDSQAPSLTGTLNGQGASSQQVAVQSWTALFNQTNPDAVINYDPAGSGTGRESFLAGAVNFAGSDRAFKTDEIAEGGFGACAADSGLVEIPAYISPIAIIFNVPGVDALNLDAATVAGIFAGTITNWNDPAIAADNADATLPDLPINPVHRSDKSGTTGNFTDYLSANAADIWTWGSVEEWPAGVVGEAAEKTSGVVEAVKAGEGSIGYADSSQAGGISSVAVKVGDEFVEHSAEGAAKTLDASAIEDGRTEGDLAFKIDRTTTEAGAYPVLLVSYLIACEQYEDENVAALVKGFFETAVSEAGQETAATNAGSAPISDDLREKSLAAIALIK; encoded by the coding sequence GTGAAGCTCACACGCCTCGCCCAGATCGGCGCAGTCGCGGCCGTCGCCGCCCTCTCGCTCACCGCCTGCGCCGCGAACGAAGGCGGCACCACCCCGGCTGCCACCGACTCGCAGGCCCCCAGCCTCACGGGCACCCTCAACGGCCAGGGCGCCTCGTCGCAGCAGGTCGCCGTGCAGTCGTGGACCGCGCTGTTCAACCAGACCAACCCCGACGCCGTCATCAACTACGACCCGGCCGGCTCCGGCACGGGCCGCGAGTCCTTCCTCGCCGGCGCCGTGAACTTCGCGGGCTCCGACCGCGCGTTCAAGACCGACGAGATCGCCGAGGGCGGCTTCGGCGCGTGCGCCGCCGACTCGGGCCTGGTGGAGATCCCTGCCTACATCTCGCCGATCGCGATCATCTTCAACGTCCCCGGCGTCGACGCGCTGAACCTGGACGCCGCGACCGTCGCGGGCATCTTCGCCGGCACGATCACCAACTGGAACGACCCGGCCATCGCGGCCGACAACGCCGACGCGACCCTGCCGGACCTCCCCATCAACCCGGTCCACCGCTCGGACAAGTCGGGCACGACCGGCAACTTCACCGACTACCTGTCGGCCAACGCCGCGGACATCTGGACGTGGGGCTCCGTCGAGGAGTGGCCCGCCGGTGTCGTCGGTGAGGCCGCGGAGAAGACCTCGGGCGTCGTCGAGGCCGTCAAGGCCGGCGAGGGCTCGATCGGCTACGCCGACTCGTCGCAGGCCGGCGGCATCTCGTCGGTGGCCGTGAAGGTCGGCGACGAGTTCGTCGAGCACTCCGCCGAGGGCGCCGCCAAGACGCTCGACGCCTCCGCCATCGAGGACGGCCGCACCGAGGGCGACCTCGCCTTCAAGATCGACCGCACGACGACCGAGGCCGGCGCCTACCCGGTGCTCCTCGTCAGCTACCTGATCGCGTGCGAGCAGTACGAGGACGAGAACGTCGCGGCCCTCGTGAAGGGCTTCTTCGAGACCGCTGTCAGCGAGGCCGGTCAGGAGACCGCCGCCACCAACGCCGGCAGCGCCCCGATCTCGGACGACCTGCGCGAGAAGTCGCTCGCGGCGATCGCCCTCATCAAGTAA
- a CDS encoding response regulator transcription factor — protein sequence MAQLLVLSSAAGGGVVLPALELLSHRVRQIPAEPAHLVNAPSADVIFVDARTDLVGAKSLCKILNTTGLDAPLVLVVTEGGLTAVSTDWGIDDVILVGAGPAEVDARIRLAVGRQSAEQPSSRIQTSGITIDESSYSAKVHGKPLDLTYKEFQLLHFFATHPSRVFTREQLLSEVWGYDYFGGTRTVDVHVRRLRAKLGDLEQLIGTVRNVGYRFNVYEDDQVPAPRERSQA from the coding sequence ATGGCTCAGCTTCTCGTCTTGAGTTCCGCCGCAGGCGGAGGGGTCGTCCTGCCCGCGCTCGAGCTGCTCAGCCACCGCGTGCGACAGATCCCCGCCGAACCGGCGCACCTCGTCAACGCCCCGAGCGCCGACGTCATCTTCGTGGACGCGCGCACCGACCTCGTGGGGGCGAAGTCGCTGTGCAAGATCCTCAACACGACGGGCCTGGACGCGCCCCTCGTCCTGGTCGTCACCGAGGGCGGTCTCACGGCCGTGTCGACGGACTGGGGCATCGACGACGTCATCCTCGTGGGCGCCGGCCCCGCCGAGGTCGACGCACGGATCCGCCTCGCGGTGGGGCGACAGAGCGCCGAGCAGCCCTCCAGCCGCATCCAGACCTCCGGCATCACGATCGACGAGTCCTCCTACTCGGCGAAGGTGCACGGCAAGCCGCTGGATCTGACGTACAAGGAGTTCCAGCTGCTGCACTTCTTCGCCACGCACCCCTCCCGCGTGTTCACGCGCGAGCAGCTGCTGAGCGAGGTGTGGGGGTACGACTATTTCGGCGGCACCCGCACGGTCGACGTGCACGTGCGGCGGCTGCGCGCCAAGCTCGGCGACCTCGAGCAGCTCATCGGCACGGTGCGCAACGTGGGCTACCGCTTCAACGTCTACGAGGACGACCAGGTGCCCGCGCCGCGGGAGCGGTCGCAGGCCTGA
- a CDS encoding NUDIX hydrolase, which translates to MTQTAVYAAGGVVWRLVEGKLKILLIHRTAYADVTLPKGKVDPGETLAETAAREIFEETGIRVALGIPVGVSRYRMPKGREKIVHYWAAEATDDAIRASAFVPNKEIAALEWVSPRKALGYLSYPVDVEIVEEFLRYVEDGVLSTFPIVVLRHAKAVAREDWDGPDAARPLTARGARQAKAIVGPLRAFGVRKIVSSDAVRCVTTVTPLAAALGRKIDRTPLIGQDAWEEGTSDPRAVIGRRVRSRKPAVLCSHGPVLPSILTELALATGTLRGSYLGSASALDTGAFSVVHLSATNPGSGVVAIETHEPKV; encoded by the coding sequence ATGACTCAGACGGCTGTCTACGCCGCGGGCGGCGTCGTGTGGCGCCTGGTCGAGGGCAAGCTCAAGATCCTGCTCATCCACCGCACGGCATATGCCGACGTGACGCTGCCGAAGGGCAAGGTGGACCCCGGCGAGACGCTCGCCGAGACGGCGGCGCGGGAGATCTTCGAGGAGACCGGCATCCGCGTCGCCCTCGGCATCCCCGTCGGAGTCTCCCGCTACCGCATGCCCAAGGGCCGCGAGAAGATCGTGCACTACTGGGCGGCCGAGGCGACCGACGACGCGATCCGCGCGTCGGCGTTCGTGCCGAACAAGGAGATCGCCGCGCTCGAGTGGGTGTCCCCCCGCAAGGCGCTCGGCTACCTCTCGTACCCGGTGGATGTGGAGATCGTCGAGGAGTTCCTCCGCTACGTCGAGGACGGAGTGCTCAGCACGTTCCCGATCGTCGTGCTGCGCCACGCGAAGGCCGTCGCGCGCGAGGACTGGGACGGCCCGGATGCCGCGCGTCCCCTCACGGCGCGCGGCGCGCGGCAGGCGAAGGCGATCGTCGGCCCGCTGCGCGCGTTCGGCGTCCGCAAGATCGTCTCCAGCGACGCCGTGCGGTGCGTGACCACCGTGACGCCGCTGGCCGCCGCGCTCGGACGCAAGATCGACCGCACCCCGCTGATCGGCCAGGACGCGTGGGAGGAGGGCACGTCCGACCCGCGCGCCGTCATCGGCCGGCGCGTGCGGTCCCGCAAGCCCGCCGTGCTGTGCAGCCACGGTCCGGTGCTCCCCAGCATCCTCACCGAACTGGCGCTCGCGACCGGCACGCTGCGCGGGTCGTATCTGGGCAGCGCGTCGGCGCTCGACACCGGTGCGTTCTCGGTCGTGCACCTGTCGGCGACGAACCCCGGTTCGGGCGTCGTCGCGATCGAGACGCACGAGCCGAAGGTCTGA
- a CDS encoding FABP family protein, which produces MIDLPTDLPADIVPLSWLLGVWEGTGVIDYEADGAAFQGEFAHRVSFSHDGGDYVNYAASAWLLGDGESRTPLVAETGYWRLARPAAAVDAGPALLPASAARPAPRTADDVEALRNAEGGFDLEVAIVHSDGIGELYLGQVRGPRIDLATDAVIRPSSAKVYTAATRMYGLVDGHLLWAWDIAALGGELASHASARLARAE; this is translated from the coding sequence GTGATCGACCTTCCGACTGATCTGCCGGCGGACATCGTTCCGCTGTCGTGGCTGCTCGGCGTCTGGGAGGGCACCGGGGTCATCGACTACGAGGCCGACGGCGCCGCGTTCCAGGGCGAGTTCGCGCACCGCGTCAGCTTCAGCCACGACGGCGGCGACTACGTCAACTACGCCGCGAGCGCCTGGCTGCTCGGCGACGGGGAGTCCCGCACGCCGCTGGTCGCCGAGACCGGATACTGGCGTCTCGCCCGCCCCGCGGCGGCCGTCGACGCCGGCCCGGCGCTGCTGCCGGCATCCGCCGCCCGTCCTGCACCGCGGACGGCGGACGACGTAGAGGCGCTGCGCAACGCCGAGGGCGGTTTCGACCTCGAGGTGGCGATCGTCCACTCCGACGGCATCGGTGAGCTCTACCTCGGCCAGGTGCGCGGGCCGCGCATCGACCTTGCGACGGATGCCGTGATCCGCCCGTCCAGCGCCAAGGTCTACACCGCGGCCACACGCATGTATGGCCTGGTCGACGGCCACCTGCTGTGGGCGTGGGACATCGCCGCGCTCGGAGGCGAGCTCGCCTCGCACGCCTCGGCGCGCCTGGCGCGGGCGGAGTGA
- a CDS encoding FUSC family protein, whose translation MAAPEPAAEPPTAAIPTGWRARWHPRAGWERVTESAPAIVQIVVAATAAYVFAHAVLGHAAPLLAATVTVSSLGLVRDARPRRVLETVVGMVVGILVSELIVLVAGIGWWQLGLTLAASLAVARFLSPQPGFAIAAAIQSAIVLVIPASVPFLRLVDGVVGGVAALLVTALLPRSPLRAVTREGIEALAAFDSATATLVQALRRGDVVRADRGLQKARALQAPVDRWREGIDSGTQIARISPFLRRQRPEFERQDRVRTHLDLATRNLRVIARRVVYLCDDGASRPVAADLLAELGAGARLLSDALTDIAYEPAAREAVRAVASRLDPAALAAGSSIVDQNLIGALRPLAVDLMTAAGMPAAEARAALPRV comes from the coding sequence GTGGCCGCCCCCGAGCCCGCCGCCGAGCCGCCGACCGCGGCGATCCCGACCGGATGGCGTGCCCGCTGGCATCCGCGGGCGGGGTGGGAGCGGGTCACTGAGTCGGCCCCGGCGATCGTGCAGATCGTGGTGGCGGCGACCGCGGCCTACGTCTTCGCGCATGCCGTGCTGGGGCACGCCGCTCCGCTGCTGGCGGCGACGGTGACGGTGTCGAGTCTCGGGCTCGTCCGCGACGCCCGTCCCCGCCGCGTGCTCGAGACCGTCGTGGGGATGGTCGTCGGCATCCTCGTCTCCGAGCTCATCGTGCTGGTCGCGGGGATCGGCTGGTGGCAGCTGGGGCTGACGCTCGCGGCGAGCCTCGCGGTGGCGCGCTTCCTCTCGCCGCAGCCCGGGTTCGCGATCGCGGCGGCGATCCAGTCCGCGATCGTCCTGGTGATCCCGGCGAGCGTCCCGTTCCTGCGGCTCGTGGACGGTGTGGTCGGCGGCGTCGCGGCGCTGCTGGTCACGGCGCTTCTGCCGCGGAGCCCGCTGCGGGCGGTGACGCGGGAGGGGATCGAAGCGCTGGCGGCGTTCGACAGTGCCACTGCGACGCTCGTGCAGGCCCTCCGCCGGGGCGATGTCGTGCGCGCCGACCGCGGGCTGCAGAAGGCGCGGGCGCTGCAGGCGCCCGTCGACCGGTGGCGGGAGGGCATCGACTCGGGCACGCAGATCGCCCGCATTTCGCCGTTCCTGCGCCGTCAGCGGCCGGAGTTCGAGCGGCAGGACCGGGTGCGCACGCACCTCGACCTCGCGACGCGCAACCTCCGGGTGATCGCGCGTCGGGTCGTGTACCTCTGCGACGACGGCGCGTCGCGTCCCGTCGCGGCCGACCTGCTCGCCGAGCTCGGCGCGGGCGCCCGCCTGCTCTCCGACGCCCTCACCGACATCGCGTACGAGCCCGCCGCCCGCGAGGCGGTGCGCGCCGTCGCCTCGCGCCTCGACCCGGCCGCGCTGGCTGCGGGCAGTTCGATCGTCGACCAGAACCTCATCGGGGCGCTCCGTCCGCTGGCCGTGGACCTCATGACGGCGGCGGGCATGCCGGCCGCCGAGGCGCGCGCCGCCCTGCCGCGCGTCTGA
- a CDS encoding RNA degradosome polyphosphate kinase gives MIDTDVLDTGLGDADDDDFDETVEYDDSQLPDHRYMDRELSWLAFNQRVLELAEDPTLPVLERANFLAIFASNLDEFFMVRVAGLKRRIVTGLAVPTNVGRAPQDVLSDISESAHALQVRHTRAWLDLVKPALADAGIEVVSWEDLSADDRDDLYDYFQSQVFPVLMPLAVDPAHPFPYISGLSLNLAIRIRNAKTGRQEFARLKVPPMLPRFVQLPPSGGRARYLPLEQLIAHHLSDLFPGMEILEHHAFRLTRNEDMVIEEDETENLIQALEAELLRRRFGPPIRLEVTEQMDEVTLDLLIAELDITEQEVYRLPGPLDLRGLFDLAKIDRPELHYPAHVPVTASAFQPAEQNGRADFFTAIRKGDVLVHHPYESFTTSVVSFLEQAARDPHVLAIKQTLYRTSGDSPIVQALIDAAERGKQVLALVEVKARFDEAANIVWARKLEKAGVHVVYGLVGLKTHCKLLHVIREEDGMLRSYSHIGTGNYNPKTSRLYEDFGLFTADEQVGRDLTRLFNELSGYAIEKKFKRLLVAPLHLRKGLLRLIDKERRNALEGKPAHIRIKVNSMVDEQIIDALYRASQAGVRVDVWVRGICSLKLGLDGVSDNITVRSILGRYLEHSRIFAFAGDGDPQVYIGSADMMHRNLDRRVEALVRVVAPGHIKELVDLFDLAMSDETSSWHLEPSGDWSRHSVGENGKPLVDLQERTMTQVQRRRRARAVR, from the coding sequence ATGATCGACACCGACGTTCTGGACACGGGCCTCGGCGACGCCGACGACGACGACTTCGACGAGACCGTCGAGTACGACGATTCGCAGTTGCCCGATCACCGCTACATGGACCGCGAGCTCAGCTGGCTCGCGTTCAACCAGCGGGTGCTGGAACTGGCGGAGGACCCGACACTGCCGGTGCTCGAGCGCGCCAACTTCCTCGCGATCTTCGCATCGAACCTCGATGAGTTCTTCATGGTCCGCGTGGCGGGCCTCAAGCGCCGCATCGTGACGGGGCTGGCGGTGCCCACCAACGTCGGCCGCGCCCCGCAGGACGTGCTCTCGGACATCTCCGAATCGGCCCACGCACTGCAGGTGCGTCACACGCGCGCGTGGCTGGACCTCGTGAAGCCCGCGTTGGCGGATGCCGGCATCGAGGTCGTCTCGTGGGAGGACCTGTCGGCGGACGACCGCGACGACCTGTACGACTACTTCCAGTCGCAGGTGTTCCCGGTGCTCATGCCGCTCGCCGTCGACCCCGCCCACCCCTTCCCGTACATCTCGGGGCTGTCGCTGAACCTCGCGATCCGCATCCGCAACGCCAAGACCGGCCGGCAGGAGTTCGCGCGCCTGAAGGTGCCGCCCATGCTCCCCCGGTTCGTCCAGCTGCCGCCCTCGGGGGGGCGCGCCCGCTACCTGCCGCTGGAGCAGCTGATCGCCCATCACCTCAGTGACCTCTTCCCGGGGATGGAGATCCTCGAGCACCACGCCTTCCGCCTGACCCGCAACGAGGACATGGTCATCGAGGAGGACGAGACCGAGAACCTCATCCAGGCGCTCGAGGCGGAGCTGCTGCGCCGCCGGTTCGGCCCGCCCATCCGCCTGGAGGTGACCGAGCAGATGGACGAGGTCACCCTCGATCTGCTGATCGCCGAACTCGACATCACCGAGCAGGAGGTGTATCGCCTGCCCGGGCCGCTCGATCTGCGGGGACTGTTCGACCTCGCCAAGATCGACCGGCCGGAGCTGCACTATCCGGCACACGTGCCGGTCACGGCATCCGCCTTCCAGCCCGCCGAGCAGAACGGCCGCGCCGACTTCTTCACCGCGATCCGCAAGGGCGATGTACTGGTGCACCACCCGTACGAGTCGTTCACCACGAGCGTCGTCAGCTTCCTCGAGCAGGCGGCGCGCGACCCGCATGTTCTCGCCATCAAGCAGACGCTGTACCGCACGTCGGGCGACAGCCCCATCGTGCAGGCGCTCATCGACGCCGCCGAGCGCGGCAAGCAGGTGCTCGCCCTCGTCGAGGTCAAGGCGCGCTTCGACGAAGCCGCGAACATCGTGTGGGCCCGCAAGCTCGAGAAGGCCGGCGTGCACGTCGTGTACGGCCTGGTCGGGCTCAAGACCCACTGCAAGCTGCTGCACGTCATCCGCGAGGAGGACGGGATGCTGCGCAGCTACAGCCACATCGGCACGGGCAACTACAACCCGAAGACGAGCCGGCTGTACGAGGACTTCGGCTTGTTCACCGCCGACGAGCAGGTCGGCCGCGACCTCACGCGCCTGTTCAACGAGCTGAGCGGCTACGCGATCGAGAAGAAGTTCAAGCGGCTGCTGGTGGCTCCCCTGCACCTGCGCAAGGGCCTGCTGCGCCTCATCGACAAGGAGCGCCGCAACGCCCTGGAGGGAAAGCCCGCCCACATCCGCATCAAGGTGAACTCGATGGTCGACGAGCAGATCATCGACGCGCTGTACCGGGCGAGCCAGGCAGGCGTGCGCGTGGACGTGTGGGTGCGCGGGATCTGCTCGCTGAAGCTGGGACTCGACGGTGTCAGCGACAACATCACGGTCCGCTCGATCCTGGGCCGCTACCTCGAGCACTCGCGCATCTTCGCCTTCGCGGGCGACGGCGACCCGCAGGTGTACATCGGCAGCGCCGACATGATGCACCGCAACCTCGACCGCCGCGTCGAGGCGCTGGTGCGGGTCGTGGCCCCCGGCCACATCAAGGAGCTCGTCGACCTGTTCGACCTCGCGATGAGCGACGAGACGAGTTCGTGGCACCTCGAGCCGTCGGGCGACTGGTCCCGGCACAGCGTGGGCGAGAACGGCAAGCCGCTCGTGGATCTGCAGGAGCGGACCATGACCCAGGTGCAGCGTCGCCGCCGGGCGCGCGCGGTGCGATGA
- the pstA gene encoding phosphate ABC transporter permease PstA — protein MATAPAPAPVRPAAPAHIPLTSGHLPRWAPWALLVGSLAVFGAIYGVLGAAAGGEFSIAGWLILSVIAYLVLIYTISRIVEGARRAFDRFVTGIVSSAFAIAMVPLVSVGWTVVSNGIARFDATFFSSSMRGIVGEGGGAVHAIWGTLLITLTAAIISVPIGLMTAIYLIEYGQEKRLARAITFLVDVMTGIPSIVAGLFAYALFALIFGPGVRMGFAGAVALSVLMIPVVVRSSEEMLRLVPNELREASYALGVPKWLTIVKVVLPTSIAGITTGVMLAIARVIGETAPLLITAGFTDAMNQNLFDGRMQTLPVYIYSQYAYKGIPPEAYVDRAWAAALTLILIVMALNLIARIVAKVFAPKTGR, from the coding sequence ATGGCCACCGCCCCTGCTCCCGCGCCGGTCCGCCCGGCCGCCCCCGCGCACATCCCGCTGACCTCCGGTCACCTGCCCCGCTGGGCGCCCTGGGCGCTGCTGGTCGGCTCCCTCGCGGTCTTCGGCGCCATCTACGGGGTGCTCGGCGCCGCCGCCGGCGGCGAGTTCTCCATCGCCGGCTGGCTCATCCTGTCGGTCATCGCCTATCTGGTGCTGATCTACACGATCTCCCGCATCGTCGAGGGCGCGCGCCGCGCGTTCGACCGGTTCGTCACCGGCATCGTCTCCAGCGCCTTCGCCATCGCCATGGTGCCGCTGGTGTCGGTGGGCTGGACCGTCGTCAGCAACGGCATCGCACGGTTCGACGCGACGTTCTTCTCCAGCTCGATGCGCGGCATCGTCGGCGAGGGCGGCGGCGCCGTCCACGCGATCTGGGGCACGCTGCTGATCACGCTGACCGCCGCGATCATCTCGGTGCCGATCGGCCTCATGACCGCCATCTACCTCATCGAGTACGGCCAGGAGAAGCGCCTCGCCCGCGCCATCACGTTCCTGGTCGACGTGATGACCGGCATCCCCTCGATCGTCGCGGGTCTGTTCGCGTACGCGCTGTTCGCCCTGATCTTCGGGCCGGGTGTCCGTATGGGCTTCGCCGGCGCCGTCGCGCTCTCGGTGCTGATGATCCCTGTCGTGGTCCGCTCGAGCGAGGAGATGCTGCGCCTCGTGCCGAACGAGCTGCGCGAGGCCTCGTACGCCCTCGGCGTGCCGAAGTGGCTGACGATCGTGAAGGTGGTGCTGCCGACCTCCATCGCCGGCATCACGACCGGTGTCATGCTCGCCATCGCCCGCGTCATCGGCGAGACGGCGCCGCTGCTGATCACCGCCGGGTTCACCGACGCGATGAACCAGAACCTGTTCGACGGGCGCATGCAGACGCTGCCCGTCTACATCTACTCGCAGTACGCCTACAAGGGCATTCCGCCCGAGGCTTACGTCGACCGCGCGTGGGCCGCCGCCCTCACCCTCATCCTCATCGTCATGGCACTGAACCTCATCGCGCGCATCGTCGCGAAGGTGTTCGCCCCGAAGACCGGCCGCTGA